The genomic segment ATGAGGTAGTAACTATGCCGATGATGATCGTTGTAATCAATGTTCATCCCAATATCGTGCAGCATACAGGCTGCCCATAGCAGTTCCCGTTCCGCCGCTGTCATGAGGGGGTCTTCGGTTAGCCGCGCCACTTGGTCGAACAAGGAGAGCGCCAGCGCTGCCACATGGTCGCCATGCTCGGCTTGAAAAGCATACAAATGCGCCATATTCATGACGCTTGCTTGGCGAACATTCTCGAACAGGGATGGGGATTCACCTTCCAAAAAGCGTTCATAAAACAGCCCTTCGCGGACGCCCTGACTGCATACGATCATCTGCGGGGAGTCGGAAAAACGGAGACATTCATCAACAACCAACGCCCCACCGAGGGCAATATCGGCGCGGTCTGCCTTCATTCCGGGTATGCCCCGCCGTTCGGAGATCGTCAGCGATTCCATCTTCTTCACCATGCGCTGGAAATCATCGCGCTGGACGATATACCCGTGCAGTTCATCAAGGGGATAGCCCTTCATTTTCTGAACAAGCCGTCCGGCATTCCGCAGCGAGCCGCCCTGCCCAACAAGGCGAAAGCCTTTTTCGTGCTTAAACCACGCGCTGATCGTATCGAGGTGTTTCCGCACATGATTGCGCAAGGTGTTCAAAGCTTCTTTGCCCGGCGGGGCGTTGGGCAGCCAATCTTCGGTCATACGCACCGCCCCAAGCGGGAACGAAACCGCCCGCACGCTGCGCCGATTTTCCACCCGCGTTACTTCCAAACTTCCCCCGCCGAGGTCAATGACAAAGCCGTTTTCGAGAATGGTGCTGTTTTCAGCGGCAACATAGCCATAGTAGGCTTCCTCTGCCTCGCTGAGAACGCGCACGGTGATGCCCGACTCGTCCTCCACGCGCCGTAAAAATTCCGCTTGGTTGGCGGCATCACGCACGGCGCTGGTGGCGGCGGCAACGATATCCGTAATTTTTTGGGAGTCGCAGAAGGAACGGTATAACT from the Anaerolineales bacterium genome contains:
- a CDS encoding Ppx/GppA family phosphatase gives rise to the protein MLKSLDHLRLTPESLNNPKKVAIIDVGSNSFRLIVITYQPHHYFKVTDEVRENVRLVHGLGATGKLSAPAMDHAVEVMQLYRSFCDSQKITDIVAAATSAVRDAANQAEFLRRVEDESGITVRVLSEAEEAYYGYVAAENSTILENGFVIDLGGGSLEVTRVENRRSVRAVSFPLGAVRMTEDWLPNAPPGKEALNTLRNHVRKHLDTISAWFKHEKGFRLVGQGGSLRNAGRLVQKMKGYPLDELHGYIVQRDDFQRMVKKMESLTISERRGIPGMKADRADIALGGALVVDECLRFSDSPQMIVCSQGVREGLFYERFLEGESPSLFENVRQASVMNMAHLYAFQAEHGDHVAALALSLFDQVARLTEDPLMTAAERELLWAACMLHDIGMNIDYNDHHRHSYYLILNSGLPGYSHRELALIALATLYHRKGKPSTGELSGVLETDDDRRLLKITACLRLAEQLDRSRDGAVREVKLRMRNDAAHLDIYANHDVAVSVWAAEQHADVFEAAFGSHLEIRRGG